A single Equus asinus isolate D_3611 breed Donkey chromosome 21, EquAss-T2T_v2, whole genome shotgun sequence DNA region contains:
- the P2RY12 gene encoding P2Y purinoceptor 12: protein MDNLTSVARNSSLCTRDYKITQVLFPLLYTLLFFVGLIINSLAMRVFFQIRSKSNFIIFLKNTVISDLLMILTFPFKILSDAKLGTGPLRTFVCQVTSVVFYFTMYISISFLGLITIDRYQKTTRPFKTSNPNNLLGAKILSVVIWAFMFLLSLPNMILTNKRPRDKNVKKCSFLKSEFGLVWHEIVNYICQVIFWINFLIVIVCYTLITKELYRSYVRTRGTGKAPRKRVNIKVFIIIAVFFICFVPFHFARIPYTLSQTRDVFDCPAENTLFYVKESTLWLTSLNACLDPFIYFFLCKSFKHSLMAMLKCPNSATSPAQENRRKAQDGGDPSEETPM from the coding sequence ATGGACAACCTCACCTCTGTGGCCAGGAACAGCAGCCTGTGCACCAGAGATTACAAAATCACCCAGGTCCTCTTCCCGCTCCTCTACACGCTCCTGTTTTTCGTTGGACTCATCATAAATAGCCTGGCAATGAGGGTCTTCTTCCAAATCCGCAGTAAAtccaactttattatttttcttaagaacaCAGTCATTTCCGATCTTCTCATGATTCTGACTTTTCCGTTCAAAATCCTCAGCGATGCCAAACTGGGGACGGGACCCCTGAGGACCTTCGTGTGCCAGGTGACCTCTGTCGTATTTTACTTCACAATGTACATCAGTATTTCCTTCCTCGGACTGATAACTATCGATCGCTACCAGAAGACCACCAGGCCCTTTAAAACGTCCAACCCCAACAATCTCCTGGGGGCTAAGATCCTCTCTGTTGTCATCTGGGCTTTCATGTTCTTACTCTCTTTGCCTAACATGATTCTGACCAACAAGAGGCCGAGAGACAAGAACGTGAAGAAATGCTCTTTCCTCAAATCAGAGTTTGGTCTGGTCTGGCATGAAATCGTCAACTACATCTGTCAAGTCATTTTCTGGATTAACTTTTTAATTGTCATTGTATGCTATACGCTCATTACAAAGGAACTGTACAGGTCCTATGTAAGGACAAGGGGCACGGGCAAAGCTCCCAGGAAAAGGGTGAACATCAAAGTTTTCATTATCATTgctgtgtttttcatttgttttgttccttTCCATTTTGCCCGAATTCCCTACACGCTGAGCCAGACCCGGGACGTCTTTGACTGCCCTGCTGAGAATACTCTATTCTACGTGAAGGAGAGCACCCTCTGGCTGACGTCCTTGAACGCGTGCCTGGATCCCTTCATCTACTTCTTCCTCTGCAAGTCCTTCAAGCACTCCCTGATGGCTATGCTGAAGTGCCCCAATTCTGCAACGTCTCCAGCccaagaaaacaggagaaaagcacaGGATGGTGGTGACCCCAGCGAAGAGACTCCAATGTAA